The Polaribacter tangerinus genome has a segment encoding these proteins:
- a CDS encoding 3-hydroxyacyl-CoA dehydrogenase/enoyl-CoA hydratase family protein — MTRRINKIAIIGSGIMGSGIACHFANIGVEVLLLDIVPKELNDKEIAKGLTLQDKIVRNRLVNDALSASLKSKPSPIYSQKFAHRITTGNLEDDIAKVATADWIMEVVVERLDIKKSVFEKLEKHRTPGTLITSNTSGIPIHFMNEGRSDDFQKHFAVTHFFNPPRYLKLFEVVPGPNCKQEVTDFLMMYGEKFLGKTAVLAKDTPAFIGNRIGIFGIQSLFHQVKEIGLTVEEVDKLTGPVIGRPKSATFRTVDVVGLDTLVHVANGIYENCPNDEAHELFKLPNFINKMMENNWFGSKTGQGFYKKSVDKNGKKEILALDLETLEYRPSKKAKFATLELTKTIDKPIDRFKILVNGKDKAGEFYRKNFAAMFAYVQNRIPEISDEIYKIDDAMKAGFGWENGPFEIWDAIGVENGVNLMKAEGKEPAVWVTEMINSGTSTFYSVKEGATYFYNIPSKSQIKKPGQDGFIILDNIRKSNEVFKNSGVVIEDLGDGILNVEFQSKMNTIGGDVLAGINKGIDLAEKDFQGLIIGNQAANFSVGANIGMIFMMAVEQEYDELNYAIKYFQDTMMRMRYSSIPTISAPHGMALGGGCEISLHADKVVAAAETYMGLVEFGVGVIPGGGGSKEMALRASDSFRKGDVELNILQENFLTIGMAKVSTSGYEAFDLGLLQKGKDVIVVNKDRQIATAKAHAKLMAESGYTKPVTRKDVKVLGKQALGMFLVGTDAMEHSKYISEHDQKIANKLAYVMAGGDLSEPTLVTEQYLLDIEREAFLSLCTERKTLERIQHMLKTGKPLRN, encoded by the coding sequence ATGACTAGAAGAATTAATAAAATAGCAATTATTGGATCTGGTATAATGGGAAGCGGAATTGCCTGTCATTTTGCTAATATTGGTGTAGAAGTACTTTTATTAGATATTGTACCCAAAGAATTAAACGACAAAGAAATTGCAAAAGGACTCACATTGCAAGATAAAATTGTAAGAAATAGGTTAGTGAATGATGCATTATCAGCCTCGTTAAAATCGAAGCCATCGCCTATTTACAGCCAAAAGTTTGCTCATAGAATAACAACTGGTAACTTAGAAGATGATATAGCAAAAGTGGCAACGGCAGATTGGATTATGGAAGTTGTTGTAGAACGGTTAGATATTAAAAAAAGTGTTTTTGAAAAGCTAGAAAAGCACAGAACACCAGGTACTCTAATTACTTCTAACACCTCTGGTATACCTATACATTTTATGAATGAAGGAAGAAGTGATGATTTTCAAAAACACTTTGCTGTTACACATTTTTTTAACCCTCCAAGATACCTTAAACTTTTCGAGGTTGTACCTGGGCCAAATTGTAAGCAAGAAGTAACCGATTTTTTAATGATGTATGGTGAAAAGTTTTTGGGAAAAACAGCTGTGCTAGCTAAAGATACCCCTGCATTTATTGGAAATAGAATCGGTATATTTGGTATTCAATCTTTGTTTCATCAAGTAAAAGAAATAGGCTTAACAGTTGAAGAAGTAGACAAATTAACGGGCCCAGTTATTGGACGACCAAAATCTGCTACTTTTAGAACTGTTGATGTTGTTGGTTTAGATACCCTGGTACACGTTGCCAATGGTATTTATGAAAATTGCCCAAATGATGAAGCTCATGAACTTTTTAAGCTACCCAATTTTATCAATAAAATGATGGAAAACAATTGGTTTGGTAGTAAAACAGGTCAGGGTTTTTATAAAAAATCTGTAGATAAAAACGGTAAAAAAGAAATACTAGCATTAGATTTAGAAACGTTAGAGTATCGTCCTTCTAAAAAGGCAAAATTTGCCACTTTAGAGCTTACAAAAACAATAGATAAACCCATAGACAGATTTAAAATATTAGTAAACGGTAAAGATAAAGCAGGTGAGTTTTACAGAAAAAACTTTGCTGCAATGTTTGCTTATGTCCAAAACAGAATACCAGAAATTTCGGACGAAATTTACAAAATTGATGATGCCATGAAGGCTGGTTTTGGCTGGGAAAACGGACCCTTTGAAATTTGGGATGCAATCGGTGTAGAAAATGGAGTAAACCTAATGAAAGCCGAAGGAAAAGAACCGGCTGTCTGGGTTACAGAAATGATAAATTCTGGAACTTCAACTTTTTATAGCGTAAAAGAAGGAGCTACATACTTTTACAACATACCAAGCAAATCTCAAATAAAAAAACCTGGTCAGGATGGATTTATTATTCTCGATAATATTAGAAAATCAAACGAAGTTTTTAAAAATTCTGGTGTAGTAATTGAAGATCTTGGAGACGGAATTTTAAATGTAGAATTCCAATCTAAAATGAATACCATTGGAGGTGATGTTTTAGCCGGAATAAATAAAGGGATAGATTTAGCCGAAAAAGATTTTCAGGGTTTAATTATAGGAAATCAAGCTGCAAATTTCTCTGTTGGCGCAAATATCGGTATGATATTTATGATGGCAGTAGAACAAGAATATGACGAACTTAACTATGCCATAAAATACTTTCAAGATACTATGATGCGCATGAGATACTCATCTATTCCAACCATATCTGCACCACACGGAATGGCATTAGGTGGTGGGTGTGAAATTTCTTTACATGCAGATAAAGTAGTTGCTGCAGCAGAAACCTATATGGGACTTGTAGAATTTGGTGTTGGTGTAATTCCTGGTGGTGGTGGCTCCAAAGAAATGGCACTAAGAGCGTCAGATTCTTTTAGAAAAGGCGATGTTGAATTAAATATTTTACAAGAAAACTTCCTTACCATAGGAATGGCAAAAGTTTCCACTTCTGGCTATGAAGCCTTTGATTTAGGTTTATTACAAAAAGGAAAAGATGTTATTGTTGTAAATAAAGACAGGCAAATTGCCACTGCAAAAGCACATGCAAAATTAATGGCTGAAAGTGGTTATACGAAACCTGTTACAAGAAAAGATGTAAAAGTACTTGGAAAACAAGCATTAGGTATGTTTCTAGTGGGTACTGATGCAATGGAGCATTCTAAATACATTTCTGAACACGACCAAAAAATAGCGAATAAACTAGCTTATGTAATGGCCGGCGGAGATTTATCTGAACCAACATTGGTAACAGAACAATATTTGTTAGACATAGAAAGAGAAGCTTTTTTATCGTTATGTACAGAACGTAAAACATTAGAAAGAATTCAGCATATGCTAAAAACAGGGAAACCTTTAAGAAATTAA